The Flavobacterium jumunjinense genome includes a region encoding these proteins:
- a CDS encoding HNH endonuclease: MFSHKDIQWVRNVKHANGEDWAYFGDDKDDMILHWSSSFVHRPTHAMIPQKGDLVVLFQKVNTNNQVCFTHLLTPLDNLEQDLIDSNPKHRWGRKMKVLARTKEFIKPFNFDLRTVSQGHTYSIELLDKQIEKEAIQKTLWNGFKPFFNNEVYQEYFNEVYANVVDESVDDIEANEGAWNYAIHRFRERDRNLVNKKKASTNPLLCECCNFDFSKTYPDLGNGFIECHHTIPIHQGERITNIDELALVCSNCHSMLHRKNKNNEYYTIEGLKEIIKKNE, translated from the coding sequence ATGTTTAGTCATAAAGATATTCAATGGGTTCGTAATGTAAAACACGCAAATGGAGAAGACTGGGCTTACTTTGGTGATGATAAAGATGATATGATTTTGCATTGGTCATCATCATTTGTTCATAGACCTACACACGCGATGATTCCGCAAAAAGGTGATTTAGTTGTTTTATTTCAAAAAGTTAATACAAATAATCAAGTTTGTTTTACACACTTATTAACACCTTTAGACAATTTGGAACAGGACTTGATAGATTCTAATCCAAAACATCGTTGGGGTAGAAAAATGAAAGTATTAGCGAGAACAAAAGAATTTATAAAACCTTTTAATTTCGACCTAAGAACTGTTAGTCAAGGTCATACCTATTCCATTGAGTTACTAGATAAACAAATTGAAAAAGAAGCCATTCAAAAAACACTTTGGAATGGTTTCAAACCCTTTTTTAATAATGAAGTTTATCAAGAATACTTTAATGAGGTATATGCTAATGTTGTAGACGAAAGTGTGGATGATATAGAAGCTAATGAAGGTGCTTGGAATTATGCCATACACCGTTTTAGAGAAAGAGATAGAAATTTAGTCAATAAAAAGAAAGCGTCTACTAATCCTTTACTATGCGAATGTTGTAATTTTGATTTCTCAAAAACCTATCCTGATTTAGGTAATGGTTTTATCGAATGTCATCATACTATTCCAATTCATCAAGGTGAAAGAATTACAAATATAGACGAACTCGCTTTAGTTTGTTCTAACTGTCATAGCATGTTGCATAGAAAGAATAAAAATAACGAATATTATACTATAGAAGGACTAAAAGAAATTATAAAAAAGAATGAGTAA
- a CDS encoding class I SAM-dependent DNA methyltransferase, whose product MSNITTNIKSIRDIMRKDTGVDGDAQRISQMVWMLFMKIFADKEEEWEITIDNYASPIPEKLKWQNWAADDEGLTGDALMEFVNNDLFPALKELDITISPQAHIIRSVFDDTYNYMKNGTLFRQVINVVNEIDFNNTNERHLFNDIYETILKELQSAGSSGEYYTPRAVTQFMVDMINPQLGESVLDPACGTGGFLTCTIDHLREQVNTPKDRDILQTSIRGIEKKPLPHLLCTTNLMLHGFDLPAVRRDNLLSKPYADWGAKDKLDIILTNPPFGGVEEDGTETNFPQKFRTKETADLFMALIIKLLKNNGRCAVVLPDGTLFGEGMKTRLKEELLEKCNLHTIVRLPNGVFNPYTGIKTNLLFFEKGTATKEVWYFEHPYPEGVVSYNKTKPINIKEFNLEKAWWNNRAENKNAWKVSIEEIKKRNYNLDIKNPHQDEDTLASPEVLLEKFKATEQKISTIQDEIIKVLTEALQ is encoded by the coding sequence ATGAGTAACATTACCACAAACATAAAAAGCATACGCGATATTATGCGTAAAGACACAGGAGTAGATGGAGATGCACAACGCATTTCGCAAATGGTATGGATGCTTTTCATGAAAATATTTGCCGATAAAGAAGAAGAATGGGAAATTACCATAGACAACTATGCTTCTCCCATTCCTGAAAAACTAAAATGGCAAAACTGGGCAGCTGATGATGAAGGATTAACAGGTGATGCTTTAATGGAGTTTGTGAATAATGACTTATTTCCAGCGCTGAAAGAATTAGATATTACCATAAGTCCGCAAGCACATATCATTCGTTCGGTTTTTGATGATACTTATAACTACATGAAAAACGGAACACTGTTTCGTCAAGTAATTAACGTTGTTAATGAAATTGATTTTAATAATACCAACGAACGTCATTTGTTTAATGACATTTATGAAACCATTTTAAAAGAATTACAATCGGCTGGTTCTTCTGGAGAATATTATACTCCTAGAGCGGTTACGCAATTTATGGTAGACATGATTAACCCACAATTGGGTGAAAGTGTTTTAGACCCAGCTTGTGGAACAGGTGGTTTTTTAACCTGTACTATTGACCATTTACGCGAACAAGTAAACACTCCAAAAGACAGAGATATTTTACAAACTTCTATACGAGGTATTGAGAAAAAACCTTTACCCCATTTATTGTGTACGACCAATTTAATGCTACATGGTTTTGATTTGCCAGCTGTGCGAAGAGACAACTTGTTAAGCAAGCCGTATGCCGATTGGGGAGCCAAAGACAAATTAGATATTATACTTACCAATCCTCCTTTTGGTGGTGTGGAAGAAGATGGTACCGAAACCAACTTTCCTCAAAAGTTTAGAACCAAAGAAACTGCCGATTTGTTTATGGCTTTAATTATAAAGTTATTGAAAAATAACGGACGTTGTGCGGTGGTTTTACCGGATGGTACTTTGTTTGGAGAAGGTATGAAAACCAGACTGAAAGAAGAACTATTAGAAAAATGCAACTTACATACGATAGTACGTTTGCCTAATGGTGTTTTTAACCCATACACAGGTATTAAAACAAACTTATTATTTTTTGAAAAAGGAACGGCTACTAAAGAAGTGTGGTATTTTGAACATCCTTATCCTGAGGGTGTGGTGAGCTACAACAAAACCAAACCTATCAATATCAAAGAATTTAATTTAGAAAAAGCATGGTGGAACAACAGAGCAGAAAATAAAAACGCTTGGAAAGTATCTATTGAAGAAATTAAAAAAAGAAACTACAATTTAGATATAAAAAATCCTCACCAAGATGAAGATACTTTAGCTAGCCCTGAAGTATTGCTAGAGAAATTTAAAGCTACTGAACAAAAAATTTCTACCATACAAGACGAAATAATAAAAGTATTAACCGAAGCCTTACAATAA
- a CDS encoding restriction endonuclease subunit S, with amino-acid sequence MQLLKHFASLTLHPKNAQELKDLILQLAVQGKLTANWRKENPDIENASILLERIQVKKAKLIREKKIPKEKPFPKIDTITVRYTLPKKWIWCNLGESIVLFSGRDLTPNEYSDSELKYPYLTGASQIKKDNIILSRWTNIPKVISILGDVLVSVKGTIGKTVINKIGEIHIARQIMALRTYDWIEIKFLKLFADSYLSQLQDASNGIIPGISREHLLYAEFPLPPIEEQKEIVRVVEILFKEIEQLDQLTVERIALKNDYVSSALQQLTTQNSQKEWQSLQPHFKDFFTEKSTIKKLRETVLQLAVQGKLTADWRTKNKDFDPASELLKRIQKEKAQLIKDKKVKKESPLPAITKEEIPYELPEGWVWCRFGDLITFLNGYAFKSSTYVPTSDYQIIRLGNVKDDNFLINTKEAYVPSSVGEVNLDYQIFKDDILTTLTGTKNRRDYCFTCLVKPEHLEQKVLLLNQRVGCIRVIDKSASELINKFLKSDIILNQLFETETGTANQGNIGSTAFKNLVFPLPPLEEQKAIVEKVNALVGLCDALEQEVAQSKGYSEQLMQSVLREVFNKK; translated from the coding sequence ATGCAACTACTAAAACATTTTGCAAGCTTAACGCTTCACCCAAAAAACGCACAAGAACTCAAAGATTTAATTTTACAATTAGCTGTTCAAGGAAAATTGACTGCGAATTGGAGAAAAGAAAATCCTGACATAGAAAATGCATCAATTCTTTTAGAACGTATACAAGTTAAAAAAGCTAAATTGATTAGAGAAAAGAAAATACCAAAAGAGAAACCATTTCCAAAAATTGATACTATCACGGTGCGTTATACATTGCCAAAAAAATGGATTTGGTGCAATTTGGGAGAATCAATTGTCTTATTTTCAGGTAGAGATTTAACACCTAATGAATATTCAGACAGCGAACTCAAATACCCATATCTTACTGGTGCAAGTCAAATAAAAAAAGACAATATAATACTATCACGTTGGACCAATATACCAAAAGTTATATCCATTTTAGGAGATGTTTTAGTATCAGTTAAAGGTACAATTGGGAAAACCGTAATTAATAAAATTGGGGAAATTCATATTGCTCGACAAATAATGGCATTAAGGACATATGATTGGATTGAAATAAAATTTTTAAAACTATTTGCTGATAGTTATTTATCTCAACTTCAAGATGCTTCGAATGGAATAATACCCGGTATTTCCAGGGAACATTTACTTTATGCAGAATTTCCATTACCTCCAATAGAAGAACAAAAAGAAATTGTTCGAGTAGTTGAAATTCTTTTTAAAGAAATAGAGCAATTAGATCAACTTACAGTTGAGCGAATTGCTTTAAAAAACGATTATGTTTCTTCGGCTTTACAGCAATTAACTACGCAAAACTCTCAAAAAGAATGGCAATCCTTACAACCTCATTTTAAAGATTTCTTTACAGAGAAAAGCACCATAAAAAAATTAAGAGAAACGGTTTTGCAATTAGCCGTTCAAGGAAAATTAACTGCTGATTGGAGAACTAAAAATAAAGATTTTGACCCTGCAAGCGAACTCTTAAAACGCATTCAAAAAGAAAAAGCCCAACTCATCAAGGACAAAAAAGTAAAAAAAGAAAGTCCGTTACCTGCTATTACTAAAGAAGAGATTCCTTATGAATTGCCTGAAGGTTGGGTTTGGTGTAGGTTTGGAGATTTAATAACCTTTTTAAATGGTTATGCTTTTAAAAGTTCTACATATGTACCTACTTCTGATTATCAAATTATCAGACTTGGAAACGTAAAAGATGATAATTTTTTAATAAACACAAAAGAGGCCTATGTTCCAAGTAGTGTCGGAGAAGTAAATTTAGATTATCAAATATTTAAAGATGATATACTTACTACATTAACAGGTACTAAAAACAGAAGAGATTATTGTTTCACATGTTTAGTTAAACCAGAACATTTAGAACAGAAAGTATTATTATTAAATCAAAGAGTTGGTTGTATTAGGGTAATAGATAAAAGTGCTTCAGAGTTAATAAATAAATTCCTTAAATCAGATATAATTTTAAATCAATTATTTGAAACAGAAACAGGAACAGCAAATCAAGGAAATATAGGTTCAACAGCTTTTAAAAACCTAGTATTTCCTCTTCCACCACTAGAAGAACAAAAAGCCATAGTTGAAAAAGTTAATGCTTTAGTTGGTTTATGTGATGCTTTGGAGCAAGAAGTAGCACAAAGTAAAGGGTATAGTGAGCAATTGATGCAGAGTGTTTTGAGGGAGGTTTTTAATAAAAAATAA
- a CDS encoding AAA family ATPase, producing MRLKHIHISEYKNLKEFTLNFEGDSFLEVFVGKNGTGKSNFFEAILEIFKHLSEEDYAIAFNYVISYEIENEIIFLEWKDVRWLNQEKQEIKPDKSKLPENILVYYSGHNKTIGNLLKTSNQNHENLLDNNRKNENLLSEVTRKFTGIDVQYKSLLLSVLLLQEDTNKAKIFIKDKLGISSVGNEVRFDFKRPDYAKDKGKFEFDEFDETKRFWSPEGYFKTLLTQIWEVDKYDFKGTRDEGRLNDYEYILYKSFSKFQEAFQTYTPLELFIALDNLKTIGYLNDIKINITLTSGKDININQFSDGQFQSIYIYALTELFKDKNCITLLDEPDSFLHPEWQHKFLNQIYDISHESAKTNHVLMSSHSAVTLVGDHEKRVNLFRVHDNDLKCHKVGKNFAVNQLSNKLFRVNYEKQILSIMHTHSQDRPILFTEGFSDPIVLYEAWNKLYDTDIPFDISFGFGCEYLRKILTSDKFQTEMNGKPIFGLFDFDEAYNHWNSLTSEGELLEEDPFKGKCKKVENKNSYAFLIPVPEIEEIINQVIDDRALNTTFKHQSKVEMEHLFYSKTTSDKFNIKNGSGGAKIIEISENAKMNFAQEIIPQLGNEHFEIFRPMFEFIISKIN from the coding sequence ATGAGACTAAAACACATACATATTAGCGAATATAAAAACTTAAAAGAGTTTACTTTAAATTTTGAGGGAGATAGTTTTTTAGAAGTTTTTGTAGGTAAAAATGGCACCGGTAAATCTAATTTTTTCGAAGCTATACTAGAAATTTTTAAACATTTATCGGAAGAAGATTATGCAATTGCTTTTAATTACGTTATTTCATACGAAATAGAAAATGAAATTATTTTTTTAGAATGGAAAGATGTTAGGTGGTTAAACCAAGAGAAGCAGGAAATTAAACCTGATAAATCAAAACTTCCTGAAAATATTTTAGTCTACTATTCTGGGCACAATAAAACGATTGGAAACTTACTAAAAACTTCAAACCAAAATCATGAAAATCTATTAGATAATAATAGAAAAAATGAAAACTTATTAAGTGAAGTTACAAGAAAGTTTACAGGAATAGATGTTCAATATAAATCTTTATTACTTAGTGTTTTATTATTACAAGAAGATACTAATAAAGCTAAAATTTTCATTAAAGACAAATTAGGTATTTCATCTGTAGGAAATGAAGTTAGATTTGATTTTAAAAGGCCTGATTACGCTAAGGATAAAGGTAAATTTGAGTTTGATGAGTTTGATGAGACTAAAAGGTTCTGGTCACCAGAAGGTTATTTTAAAACACTACTTACTCAAATTTGGGAAGTAGATAAGTATGACTTTAAAGGAACAAGAGATGAAGGAAGGCTAAATGATTATGAATATATTCTTTATAAGTCTTTTAGTAAATTTCAAGAGGCATTTCAAACTTATACACCTTTAGAATTATTTATTGCCTTAGATAATTTAAAAACCATTGGTTATTTAAACGATATTAAAATTAATATTACACTGACTTCAGGAAAAGATATAAATATTAATCAATTTAGTGATGGTCAATTCCAGTCAATTTATATATATGCGTTAACAGAGTTATTTAAAGATAAAAATTGCATCACACTTCTTGATGAACCTGACTCGTTTTTACATCCTGAATGGCAACATAAGTTTTTAAATCAAATTTATGATATTAGTCATGAATCAGCTAAAACTAATCATGTTTTAATGAGTAGTCATAGTGCTGTAACTTTAGTGGGAGATCATGAAAAAAGAGTAAACCTATTCAGAGTTCATGACAACGACTTAAAATGTCATAAAGTTGGAAAAAACTTTGCAGTTAATCAGTTATCCAATAAACTTTTCAGAGTTAACTATGAAAAACAGATTCTGAGCATTATGCATACACATAGTCAAGACAGACCAATCTTGTTTACAGAAGGATTTTCAGACCCTATAGTTTTGTATGAAGCATGGAATAAGTTATATGATACTGATATACCATTTGATATAAGTTTTGGTTTTGGATGTGAATATTTAAGAAAAATATTGACAAGTGATAAATTTCAAACTGAAATGAACGGTAAACCAATTTTTGGATTATTTGATTTTGATGAAGCATATAATCATTGGAACTCATTAACAAGTGAAGGTGAACTATTAGAAGAAGATCCATTCAAAGGAAAATGTAAAAAAGTTGAAAACAAAAACAGTTATGCATTTTTAATTCCTGTTCCAGAAATTGAAGAAATAATTAATCAAGTTATCGATGATAGAGCTTTAAATACAACTTTTAAACATCAATCAAAAGTAGAAATGGAGCATCTATTTTATTCAAAAACTACCTCAGATAAATTTAATATTAAAAACGGTTCAGGTGGTGCTAAAATAATTGAAATAAGTGAAAATGCTAAAATGAATTTTGCACAAGAAATTATACCTCAGCTGGGAAATGAACACTTTGAAATATTTAGACCCATGTTTGAATTTATAATTTCTAAAATTAATTAA
- a CDS encoding P-loop NTPase fold protein has translation MRIVENLVELAIGNSPENYDVAIVPWDGKGSLNELIQIALDTYKIDLETLETLNLEKGHAIINENGKTVLFIVTINQGTTTESLKQNLKAAIPLYYEYLLSKKIWLPLLSTGVDGLSFEESYEVTTEILNELKNYINQFDYQFTVSLPNTNEGMVLYKKITKNNKQLRERKTYTIKPSLNIIQSKYKVTFYLVGTHWDDSNQAERFYEEQIWENGNDNDSFYEVVDDVKVGDVLIVKSAFVKNKKSTLRIKAFGIVTENFNTGRKLSVNWINVLEEAYDIEGLGYYRNTIATINQDDLITILTGMGSQNFESLFYDIQLSKNITTLPGILSDSDSGEDYLDISNDTNAFARVIAAKSFEPPLAIALLGKWGSGKSFFMRKLKEDVQLLSKTNPPKGFCEGIAHVHFNAWSYMDANLWASIVTRIFGALNEYINNDESLTKKEKKALEEQLFLKLTLSKEELNDLKNQKASLDNRITALEGDKKTLKKELQDRIDSIKKKTLFDIVKKVNDAFKVQEKIENTLNNNPTFVNSLEKFEKIVPRQYWENPTTFYNELKSIHTFIKAFFQRSKWKTNLLWVLGIAILIFVTPVFTFLINLLLSWQDFTISNKTWVTITIIGGIVTRTIDTYLKLKKQIAPFWTIKEDYENKKANAIFELEQEEKALRLEIENYREEIIQIDQQINTNKELIVTLEFRIKNTLSTEALYTFIEKRANSEDYKKHLGIISLIRKDFEILSGLLTGHQSELVTNEESTEFKKLFHNKKPLERIILYIDDLDRCPEERVVEVLEAVNLLMAFPLFVVVVGIDPRWVKNALIKKHHLQFTGYLDKEEKKTIDVIEASSYLEKIFQIPFHIKSARTENVKTMIRKLGNIQPQFQQLNTETTNVSTSNTVENSKTDDVFDVDTNAPIKTTKIDRKNTLEILRFTEKEIKLLEDMSDIIGNSPRAIKRFVNIYRVIKAHDDFTLHGEDEKEYIILLFLLALAVGKYNHHLKSFEKHIANLENKKHTLSSLNDDLSIIFKEIDSNEKLLSITFEEFNHHYQFIKRFTFKNI, from the coding sequence ATGAGAATTGTAGAAAATCTAGTTGAATTAGCAATAGGAAATAGTCCTGAAAATTATGATGTAGCTATAGTTCCTTGGGATGGTAAAGGAAGTTTAAACGAGTTGATTCAAATAGCATTAGACACTTATAAAATTGATTTAGAAACATTAGAGACACTTAATCTAGAAAAGGGGCATGCTATTATTAATGAAAACGGAAAAACGGTTTTATTTATAGTAACTATAAACCAAGGCACTACAACTGAAAGTCTCAAACAAAATCTTAAAGCAGCAATTCCTCTTTATTATGAATATTTACTAAGCAAAAAAATATGGTTGCCTCTATTGAGTACAGGAGTTGATGGTCTTTCTTTTGAAGAGAGTTATGAAGTAACTACCGAAATATTGAATGAACTAAAAAACTACATTAATCAATTTGATTATCAATTTACAGTCTCGTTACCTAATACAAATGAAGGCATGGTTTTATATAAAAAGATAACAAAAAATAATAAACAATTAAGAGAGAGAAAAACATATACTATAAAACCTAGCTTAAACATTATTCAATCAAAATATAAAGTTACATTTTATTTGGTTGGCACCCATTGGGACGATAGTAATCAGGCTGAACGATTTTATGAAGAGCAAATCTGGGAAAATGGTAATGATAATGACAGTTTTTATGAAGTAGTAGACGATGTTAAAGTAGGCGATGTTTTAATTGTAAAATCTGCATTCGTTAAAAATAAAAAAAGCACACTTCGCATCAAAGCTTTTGGTATTGTTACTGAAAATTTTAATACAGGAAGAAAATTAAGCGTAAATTGGATCAATGTTTTAGAAGAAGCCTACGACATTGAGGGTTTAGGCTATTATAGAAATACTATTGCTACCATAAACCAAGATGATTTAATTACTATTCTTACGGGAATGGGAAGCCAAAACTTTGAATCTTTATTTTATGATATTCAATTAAGTAAAAATATAACCACATTACCTGGCATATTAAGTGATTCCGATTCTGGTGAAGATTATTTAGACATTAGTAATGATACCAATGCTTTCGCACGAGTTATTGCCGCAAAGAGTTTTGAACCCCCTTTAGCAATTGCTTTATTAGGGAAATGGGGCTCTGGAAAGAGTTTCTTTATGCGAAAATTGAAAGAAGATGTTCAATTGTTATCCAAAACTAATCCTCCTAAAGGTTTTTGCGAAGGCATTGCACATGTACATTTTAATGCATGGTCTTATATGGATGCCAATCTATGGGCAAGTATTGTTACCCGCATTTTTGGAGCATTAAACGAGTATATCAATAATGATGAATCTTTGACTAAAAAAGAAAAGAAAGCTTTAGAAGAACAGTTATTTTTAAAATTAACTTTATCAAAAGAGGAATTAAACGATTTAAAAAATCAAAAAGCGTCTTTAGATAATAGAATCACTGCTTTAGAAGGTGATAAAAAGACTTTAAAAAAGGAATTACAGGATAGAATCGATAGTATTAAAAAGAAAACGTTATTTGATATTGTTAAAAAAGTTAATGATGCATTTAAAGTTCAAGAGAAAATTGAAAATACGTTAAATAACAACCCAACGTTTGTTAATTCTTTAGAAAAATTTGAAAAGATTGTTCCTAGACAATATTGGGAAAATCCTACTACATTTTATAATGAATTAAAAAGCATCCATACTTTTATAAAAGCTTTTTTTCAAAGAAGTAAATGGAAAACCAATCTTCTATGGGTTTTAGGTATTGCAATTTTAATATTTGTTACTCCTGTTTTTACTTTTCTAATTAACCTTTTATTGAGTTGGCAAGATTTTACAATTTCAAATAAAACGTGGGTTACTATTACAATCATTGGAGGTATAGTAACCAGAACAATTGATACCTACTTAAAGTTAAAAAAACAAATTGCTCCTTTTTGGACTATAAAGGAAGATTATGAAAACAAAAAAGCAAATGCCATTTTTGAATTAGAACAAGAAGAAAAAGCATTACGTTTAGAAATAGAAAATTATAGGGAAGAAATTATTCAAATAGACCAACAAATAAACACCAATAAAGAATTAATTGTTACATTAGAATTCAGAATTAAAAATACCTTATCCACAGAAGCGCTATATACATTTATTGAAAAAAGAGCCAATAGTGAGGATTATAAAAAACATTTAGGAATTATTTCTTTAATAAGGAAAGATTTTGAAATATTAAGTGGTCTATTAACAGGGCATCAATCAGAATTAGTCACAAATGAGGAGTCTACAGAATTTAAAAAATTATTTCATAATAAAAAGCCACTAGAACGCATTATCCTGTATATAGATGATTTAGACCGTTGTCCAGAAGAACGTGTTGTTGAAGTCTTAGAAGCGGTTAATTTGCTAATGGCTTTTCCATTGTTTGTGGTAGTGGTAGGCATTGACCCTAGATGGGTTAAAAATGCGTTAATCAAAAAGCATCATTTGCAATTTACAGGCTATTTAGATAAAGAGGAAAAGAAAACAATTGATGTAATTGAGGCATCTAGTTATTTAGAAAAAATATTTCAAATCCCTTTCCATATAAAAAGCGCACGTACTGAGAATGTGAAAACCATGATTAGAAAATTAGGAAACATACAGCCTCAATTTCAACAATTAAATACTGAAACCACAAACGTTAGTACTTCCAATACAGTAGAAAATAGTAAAACAGATGATGTATTTGACGTGGATACTAATGCACCAATAAAGACAACAAAAATAGATAGAAAAAACACGTTAGAAATACTCCGTTTTACTGAAAAAGAAATAAAATTATTGGAGGATATGTCTGATATAATAGGAAATAGTCCTAGAGCGATAAAACGATTCGTGAATATTTATAGAGTTATTAAGGCTCATGACGATTTTACTTTGCATGGGGAAGATGAAAAAGAATACATAATACTTCTATTTTTATTAGCTTTAGCAGTAGGAAAATACAACCATCATTTAAAGTCCTTTGAAAAACACATTGCTAATCTAGAAAATAAAAAGCATACTTTGAGTAGCCTAAACGATGATCTTAGTATCATTTTTAAAGAAATAGATTCTAATGAAAAATTATTATCTATCACATTTGAAGAGTTTAACCATCATTATCAATTCATCAAACGTTTTACTTTTAAAAACATATAA
- a CDS encoding helix-turn-helix domain-containing protein: MKKEIKDLNNKLNFIQELVISLLEEQEEEWLDSTDIKQRFHFSESKLYRLRTAKAIPFTKIGNRYYYPKTYFNRLLLQQIQEDK, from the coding sequence ATGAAAAAGGAAATCAAAGACTTAAATAATAAACTAAACTTCATTCAGGAGTTGGTTATAAGCTTGCTAGAAGAGCAAGAAGAAGAATGGTTAGATAGTACCGATATTAAGCAACGTTTTCATTTTAGTGAAAGTAAATTGTATCGCCTACGAACCGCAAAAGCCATTCCTTTTACAAAAATAGGGAACAGGTATTATTATCCTAAAACCTATTTTAACAGACTCTTGCTACAGCAAATTCAGGAGGATAAATAG
- a CDS encoding flavin reductase family protein, whose amino-acid sequence MQFNTDTTDNAVVYKLLTGTVIPRPIGWISTIDENGKNNLAPFSFFNAVGEDPPHVMFSTVRTGNKNKDTLNNVLANKQFVVNLVTEETVEQMNITSQSVASDVDEFELAALTPIDSVFIKPKRVKESYVHFECEMVHHYFLEDHKNGGACIVIGKILTMHVADEILMEGNRINLEKYKPVARLAGSNYSKIGEIFSIKRS is encoded by the coding sequence ATGCAATTTAATACCGATACTACAGATAATGCTGTAGTGTATAAACTTTTAACAGGAACTGTTATTCCTAGACCAATAGGTTGGATTTCTACTATTGATGAAAATGGAAAAAACAACCTTGCTCCTTTTTCCTTTTTTAATGCTGTTGGTGAAGATCCACCTCATGTAATGTTTTCTACAGTTAGAACAGGAAATAAAAACAAAGACACCCTAAACAACGTACTTGCCAACAAACAATTTGTAGTCAATTTGGTTACAGAAGAAACGGTGGAACAAATGAACATAACTTCGCAAAGTGTCGCTTCTGATGTAGATGAGTTTGAATTGGCAGCCCTTACCCCTATTGATTCTGTTTTTATTAAACCCAAAAGAGTAAAAGAAAGTTATGTGCATTTTGAATGTGAAATGGTGCATCATTATTTCTTAGAAGATCATAAAAATGGGGGGGCTTGCATTGTTATTGGTAAGATTTTAACCATGCATGTAGCAGATGAAATTTTAATGGAAGGCAATAGAATTAATTTAGAAAAATACAAACCTGTTGCCCGTTTGGCGGGTTCTAACTATAGCAAAATTGGTGAAATATTCTCCATTAAAAGAAGTTAA